A single region of the Actinoplanes sp. SE50/110 genome encodes:
- the truB gene encoding tRNA pseudouridine(55) synthase TruB yields the protein MTSHDVVARIRRLAKTRRVGHGGTLDPMATGVLIIGVNRATRLLTYVIGAEKSYAATIRLGEATVTDDAEGEVTATVPVAGVADAAIRAGLAAQVGEIDQVPSAVSAIKINGERAYKRVRDGETVAIPARRVTVFRLDVLDIRRPADRDVIDVDVDVTCSSGTYIRAIARDLGTALGVGGHLTALRRTAVGAMTLAAASTLEELAERAPDVVGLPMAEAARRAFPQRVADEEETRTLRHGGPLAAVGIEGPYAVFDADGEVLAIVSERGGRARAEIVLSPA from the coding sequence ATGACGTCGCATGACGTGGTGGCGCGGATTCGGCGGCTGGCCAAGACCCGACGGGTCGGGCATGGGGGCACGCTCGATCCGATGGCGACCGGTGTGCTGATCATCGGGGTGAATCGGGCGACCCGCCTGCTGACCTATGTGATCGGTGCGGAGAAGAGCTACGCCGCGACGATCCGGCTGGGGGAGGCGACGGTCACCGATGACGCCGAGGGCGAGGTGACCGCGACCGTCCCGGTGGCCGGCGTGGCGGATGCGGCGATCCGCGCCGGGCTGGCCGCGCAGGTCGGGGAGATCGATCAGGTGCCGAGTGCGGTCAGCGCTATCAAGATCAATGGCGAGCGGGCCTACAAGCGGGTGCGGGACGGCGAGACCGTGGCGATTCCGGCTCGCCGGGTGACCGTGTTCCGGCTCGACGTGCTGGACATCCGGCGGCCGGCCGATCGGGACGTGATCGACGTGGACGTCGACGTGACCTGCTCGTCGGGGACGTACATCCGGGCGATCGCGCGGGACCTCGGGACGGCGCTCGGGGTGGGCGGGCATCTGACGGCGCTGCGGCGGACCGCGGTGGGCGCGATGACGCTGGCGGCCGCTTCGACGCTGGAGGAGCTGGCGGAGCGGGCGCCGGACGTGGTGGGGCTGCCGATGGCGGAGGCGGCGCGGCGGGCGTTCCCGCAGCGGGTCGCCGACGAGGAGGAGACCCGGACGCTGCGGCACGGTGGGCCGCTGGCGGCGGTGGGGATCGAGGGGCCGTACGCGGTGTTCGACGCCGACGGCGAGGTGCTGGCGATCGTG
- a CDS encoding MATE family efflux transporter — MSPPAQHRTGSRQIASLALPALVVLAAEPLYVLVDTAVVGHLGRAPLSAVAVGGTVMSVAVWFGTLMAYGTTGRAARRFGAGDRPAAVAEGVQASWMALGFGLVLSILGVTLAGPVTHALAGNPATADAAAGWLRIAALGVPGLLLAAAGNGWMRGVQDTRRPLIIVLGANVLSAVLCPLLVFPLGLGLTGSAIANVTAQSVGGGLFLLALIRETRHLRPIPAVIIKQVVLGRDLLIRGAAFQACFLSATAVASRFGVAAVGAHQIALQLWFFAALALDAVAIAAQSLVGAALGAGDADQARDIARRVTIAGGIAAVGFAVLAGAGSSVIPGWFTRDPSVLSQAAIVWPWFVALLPFAGIVYALDGVLIGAGDVAYLRLTTMLAALLGFLPMIWLAYAFDLGLGGVWAGLGLFIVARLIATVSRWRSSRWAVIGATR, encoded by the coding sequence ATGAGCCCGCCTGCCCAGCACCGCACCGGTTCCCGCCAGATCGCCAGCCTCGCCCTGCCGGCGCTCGTGGTGCTGGCCGCCGAACCGCTGTACGTGCTGGTCGACACGGCCGTCGTCGGCCACCTGGGACGCGCGCCGCTCAGCGCCGTCGCCGTCGGCGGCACCGTGATGTCGGTCGCCGTCTGGTTCGGCACCCTGATGGCGTACGGGACGACCGGCCGCGCCGCCCGCCGCTTCGGCGCCGGCGACCGCCCCGCCGCCGTCGCCGAAGGGGTCCAGGCCTCCTGGATGGCCCTCGGCTTCGGCCTCGTGCTCAGCATCCTCGGGGTGACCCTGGCCGGGCCGGTCACCCACGCCCTGGCCGGCAATCCGGCCACCGCCGACGCTGCGGCCGGCTGGCTGCGGATCGCCGCCCTCGGCGTTCCCGGGCTGCTGCTCGCCGCCGCCGGCAACGGATGGATGCGCGGCGTCCAGGACACCCGACGGCCACTGATCATCGTGCTCGGGGCGAACGTGCTCTCCGCCGTCCTCTGTCCACTGCTGGTGTTCCCGCTCGGCCTCGGCCTGACCGGATCGGCGATCGCCAACGTCACCGCGCAGTCGGTCGGGGGTGGACTGTTCCTGCTCGCCCTGATCCGCGAGACCCGGCACCTGCGGCCCATCCCGGCGGTGATCATCAAGCAGGTGGTGCTCGGGCGGGACCTGCTCATCCGCGGAGCCGCCTTCCAGGCCTGCTTCCTGTCCGCGACCGCGGTCGCCTCCCGATTCGGGGTCGCCGCGGTCGGGGCGCACCAGATCGCGTTGCAACTCTGGTTCTTCGCCGCCCTCGCCCTGGACGCGGTCGCCATCGCCGCGCAGTCACTGGTCGGGGCGGCACTCGGCGCCGGCGACGCGGACCAGGCCCGGGACATCGCGCGGCGGGTCACCATCGCCGGAGGCATCGCGGCCGTCGGGTTCGCCGTCCTGGCGGGCGCCGGATCGTCGGTGATCCCCGGATGGTTCACCCGGGACCCGTCGGTGCTCTCCCAGGCCGCAATCGTGTGGCCCTGGTTCGTGGCGCTGCTGCCGTTCGCCGGCATCGTGTACGCGTTGGACGGCGTGCTGATCGGCGCCGGGGATGTGGCCTACCTGCGGCTGACGACGATGCTGGCGGCGCTGCTGGGCTTCCTGCCGATGATCTGGCTGGCGTATGCGTTCGACCTCGGGCTCGGGGGAGTGTGGGCGGGGCTCGGGCTGTTCATCGTGGCCCGGCTGATCGCCACGGTTTCGCGGTGGCGGTCGTCGCGCTGGGCGGTCATCGGCGCGACCCGCTGA
- a CDS encoding bifunctional oligoribonuclease/PAP phosphatase NrnA, producing MTLPSGPAAEQWEAAVAAVRALGGDAAIQLICHVSPDGDALGSMLGFALALRRLGHTRVRATFPGEFRVPTPYTRLPGIEMLVPEPEAYHDPELFLVFDVAAESRLGGLAARVAAAPVSVVLDHHASNPGFGTIRLIDPCAAATSVLAEELVTRLGVPLDAEIAECFYVALATDTGSFRFEATTVAVHELAARLIATGLRPGEISRRIFDTRPFGAVKLAGEVLGRAVLEPSAAGGRGLVWTYATLADLDRHEQPPYVLDTLIDPVRSVAEADVTLLVKQVAENEWAVSLRSKGAVDVSRLAISQGGGGHRLAAGFTGYGGPGDVVDTVRRLLDEFLD from the coding sequence GTGACGCTGCCGTCAGGGCCCGCCGCCGAGCAGTGGGAGGCCGCGGTCGCCGCGGTCCGTGCGCTCGGCGGCGACGCGGCGATCCAGTTGATCTGCCACGTGAGCCCGGACGGGGACGCGCTCGGCAGCATGCTCGGGTTCGCGCTGGCGCTGCGCCGGCTCGGGCACACCCGGGTCCGGGCCACCTTCCCGGGCGAGTTCCGGGTGCCCACGCCGTACACCCGGTTGCCGGGCATCGAGATGCTGGTGCCGGAGCCGGAGGCCTACCATGACCCGGAGCTCTTCCTGGTCTTCGACGTGGCCGCCGAGTCGCGGCTGGGCGGCCTGGCCGCCCGGGTCGCGGCGGCGCCGGTCAGCGTGGTCCTCGACCACCACGCGTCGAACCCGGGATTCGGCACGATCCGCCTGATCGACCCGTGCGCGGCGGCCACCTCGGTGCTCGCCGAGGAGCTGGTCACCCGGCTCGGGGTGCCGCTGGACGCGGAGATCGCCGAGTGCTTCTACGTGGCGCTGGCCACCGACACCGGGTCGTTCAGGTTCGAGGCGACCACGGTGGCGGTGCACGAGCTGGCCGCCCGGCTGATCGCGACCGGCCTGCGCCCCGGCGAGATCTCCCGGCGGATCTTCGACACCCGGCCGTTCGGTGCCGTGAAACTGGCCGGTGAGGTGCTCGGACGGGCGGTGCTGGAACCGTCCGCGGCCGGCGGGCGGGGGCTCGTCTGGACCTACGCCACGCTGGCCGACCTGGACCGGCACGAACAACCGCCATACGTGCTCGACACGTTGATCGACCCGGTCCGGTCGGTGGCCGAGGCCGACGTGACGCTGCTGGTGAAACAGGTGGCGGAGAATGAGTGGGCGGTGTCGCTGCGCAGCAAGGGCGCGGTCGACGTGAGCCGTCTGGCGATCTCCCAGGGTGGCGGCGGTCACCGCCTGGCCGCCGGTTTCACCGGTTATGGGGGGCCTGGTGACGTGGTGGACACCGTGCGTCGGCTACTTGACGAATTTCTGGATTGA
- the rbfA gene encoding 30S ribosome-binding factor RbfA, with product MSDPAKTRRHAERVRELVASLVREIKDPRLGMVTVTDARITGDLREATVFYTVLGDVTEQAATAAALESAKGMLRSRVGHALGLRHSPSLAFKLDNVQDNVKEIDDLLAAARHRDEEVQRLAAGKKYAGDPDPYKADEPAEDDEDETERVGAREDLG from the coding sequence ATGTCGGATCCGGCCAAGACGCGGCGGCACGCGGAGCGTGTTCGTGAGCTGGTGGCCTCACTGGTGCGGGAGATCAAGGATCCCCGTCTCGGCATGGTGACGGTCACGGACGCCCGGATCACCGGTGACCTCCGGGAGGCGACCGTTTTCTACACCGTGCTCGGCGACGTCACCGAGCAGGCCGCCACGGCGGCCGCGCTGGAGAGTGCCAAGGGCATGCTGCGCAGCCGGGTCGGGCATGCGCTGGGGCTGCGGCACTCGCCGAGCCTGGCGTTCAAGCTCGACAACGTGCAGGACAACGTGAAGGAGATCGACGACCTGCTGGCCGCGGCCCGGCACCGCGACGAGGAGGTGCAGCGGCTGGCGGCCGGCAAGAAGTATGCCGGCGACCCCGACCCGTACAAGGCCGACGAGCCGGCCGAGGACGACGAGGACGAGACCGAGCGGGTGGGTGCCCGCGAGGACCTCGGGTGA
- a CDS encoding DUF503 domain-containing protein, whose product MYTETAVFDMLLPGDAQSLKQKRSYVRPIIAMLKKFEVSVAEVGFHDLHGRAQIGVAVVAPDPAQARAVIDTCEHQVAGRPEIELLSVKRRLYGDDD is encoded by the coding sequence ATGTATACCGAGACCGCAGTCTTCGACATGCTCCTGCCCGGTGACGCGCAATCGCTGAAGCAGAAGCGCAGCTACGTCCGCCCGATCATCGCGATGCTCAAGAAATTCGAGGTCAGCGTCGCCGAGGTGGGCTTCCACGACCTGCACGGCCGGGCCCAGATCGGGGTGGCCGTGGTCGCCCCCGACCCGGCGCAGGCGCGCGCCGTCATCGACACCTGCGAGCACCAGGTGGCCGGCCGGCCGGAGATCGAGCTCCTATCGGTCAAACGTCGCCTCTACGGTGACGACGACTGA
- a CDS encoding TRM11 family methyltransferase encodes MSRYAMLLAPSANRVYADQASRMSQAELAAFTPVLSSAPAEIGVTGIGGVEYVTFTAELTPRDVAHLSNLSSAYALFELVGDDLLRPVTLTPLARYDSDLITIPKYAGKTNEQFTKLVLNLTLLASASATKMLDGHLTVLDPLCGRGTTLNQALMYGYDAIGVEIDGKDVEAYKLFLQTWLKRKRLKHTADLVPMRRQGRRAARRLEVTMAASRDDHKAGAVQKLTVLHADTTALDGLIRGNVADVLVADLPYGVAHGSYDDAGGISRRPLDLLERAVPEWLPLLRAGGAVGLSWNTKVAKRELAEDILTAAGLEIVEHADLAHRVDQGIERDVLIARRR; translated from the coding sequence ATGTCCCGTTACGCCATGCTGCTCGCCCCGTCCGCCAACCGCGTCTACGCCGACCAGGCGTCCCGCATGTCCCAGGCGGAGCTGGCCGCGTTCACCCCGGTGCTGTCCAGTGCGCCGGCGGAGATCGGGGTGACCGGCATCGGCGGGGTGGAGTACGTGACGTTCACCGCCGAGCTGACCCCGCGGGACGTCGCCCACCTGTCCAACCTCTCCTCGGCGTACGCGCTGTTCGAGCTGGTCGGCGACGACCTGCTGCGGCCGGTCACGCTGACCCCGCTGGCCCGGTACGACAGCGACCTGATCACCATCCCGAAATACGCCGGGAAGACCAACGAGCAGTTCACCAAGCTGGTGCTGAACCTCACGCTGCTCGCCTCCGCCTCCGCGACCAAGATGCTGGACGGGCACCTCACCGTGCTGGACCCGCTGTGCGGCCGCGGCACCACGCTCAACCAGGCGCTGATGTACGGATACGACGCGATCGGCGTGGAGATCGACGGCAAGGACGTCGAGGCGTACAAGCTGTTCCTGCAGACCTGGCTCAAGCGCAAGCGGCTCAAGCACACCGCCGACCTGGTGCCGATGCGCCGGCAGGGCCGCCGGGCCGCGCGCCGGCTGGAGGTCACGATGGCGGCCAGCAGGGACGACCACAAGGCCGGCGCGGTGCAGAAACTGACCGTGCTGCACGCCGACACCACCGCGCTGGACGGGCTGATCCGGGGCAACGTGGCCGACGTGCTGGTGGCCGACCTGCCCTACGGGGTGGCGCACGGGTCGTACGACGACGCCGGCGGCATCTCCCGCCGCCCGCTGGACCTGCTGGAGCGCGCCGTGCCGGAGTGGCTGCCGCTGCTGCGTGCCGGTGGCGCGGTCGGCCTGTCCTGGAACACCAAGGTGGCCAAGCGGGAGCTCGCCGAGGACATCCTGACCGCCGCCGGGCTGGAGATCGTCGAGCACGCTGATCTGGCGCACCGGGTCGATCAGGGCATCGAGCGCGACGTGCTGATCGCCCGCCGGCGCTGA
- the infB gene encoding translation initiation factor IF-2, whose translation MPGKARVHELAKELGVDSKTVLATLKDMGEFVKSASSTVEAPVARRLRGALEAGGALPAAPAAPAASTPAPSGGAPSPSASPRPGPPAVRPQPPRRPGPTPGPGSSAAPTSPAPSPGQFARPKPVPGRPGPTPGPVSKPASAHDIEVAAAEARAQALKAEQEAAVKAAQAAQAARSRDAERRETERRNNPQAPAAPAEGGPRGPRPGPGGMAPRPGSPAAGRAGGNQGAPGGPRPGPAGGAPRPPARGPGNNPFGVSGNTGGPRPSPASMPRPNQPGMPPRPSPASMPPRPSPASMPSQRPAGPGGGRGGPGGGAGRPGGPGAGRGGPGGGGGGFRPGGGGGGGGFRGGPGGGGGGGFRPGGGGGAGGGFRPGGGGPGGGGGGPVGAGAPGRPGGAGGRGRGGGAAGAFGRPGGRPTRGRKSKKQRRQEFDNLSAPQMSSGAPRGQGQEIRLSRGASLSDFADKINANPGSLVQEMFNLGEMVTATQSVSDDTLLLLGEHLGFDVKIVSPEDEDRELLAQFNINLDAEVAEDRLVTRPPVVTVMGHVDHGKTKLLDAIRKTNVVAGEAGGITQHIGAYQVVVPHQGEERAITFIDTPGHEAFTAMRARGAQVTDIVILVVAADDGVMPQTVEALNHAKAAEVPIVVAVNKVDKPDANPDKVRQQLTDYGLLAEEYGGDTMFVNVAAKPGIGIDDLLEAILLTADASLELTAPIDGPAQGVAVEAHLDKGRGAVATVLVQKGTLRAGDSIVAGGAHGRVRAMLDENGQQVAEAGPARPVLVLGLTSVPSAGDTFLAAEDDRTVRQIAEQRQARRRAAAFANSGAKATLETLMAQLKEGEKTSLTLVIKGDSSGSVEALEDALFKIEIPDEIQLKVIHRGVGAITESDVNLASASSEQTATIIGFNVRASNKVKEMADRAGVEIRYYSVIYQAIEEIEAALKGLLKPEYEEVELGTAEIREVFRSSKIGLIAGCLVRSGLLRRNAKARILRDGTVVGENVTISSLKRFKDDATEVREGFECGLTLQGFGTPQIGDVIETYEMREKPRA comes from the coding sequence GTGCCAGGCAAGGCCCGCGTTCACGAGCTCGCCAAAGAGCTCGGGGTCGACAGCAAGACCGTTCTCGCCACCCTGAAGGACATGGGCGAGTTCGTTAAGTCCGCATCGAGCACCGTCGAGGCCCCGGTGGCCCGGCGGCTCCGTGGCGCCCTCGAGGCGGGCGGCGCGCTCCCGGCGGCTCCGGCCGCCCCGGCCGCGTCCACCCCCGCCCCGTCCGGTGGCGCCCCCAGCCCGTCCGCGTCGCCGCGTCCCGGCCCGCCGGCGGTCCGTCCGCAGCCTCCGCGCCGTCCCGGGCCCACGCCCGGCCCCGGCTCGTCGGCTGCCCCGACTTCACCGGCCCCGTCGCCCGGGCAGTTCGCCCGGCCGAAGCCGGTGCCCGGCCGTCCCGGGCCCACGCCCGGTCCGGTCAGCAAGCCGGCCAGCGCGCACGACATCGAGGTGGCGGCCGCTGAGGCACGCGCCCAGGCGCTGAAGGCCGAGCAGGAGGCCGCCGTCAAGGCGGCGCAGGCCGCTCAGGCGGCACGCAGCCGGGATGCCGAGCGCCGCGAGACCGAGCGTCGCAACAACCCGCAGGCTCCGGCGGCTCCGGCCGAGGGTGGCCCGCGTGGTCCGCGTCCCGGCCCCGGCGGCATGGCTCCGCGTCCGGGTTCCCCGGCCGCCGGCCGTGCCGGTGGCAACCAGGGTGCTCCCGGCGGTCCCCGTCCGGGTCCGGCCGGTGGCGCTCCGCGCCCGCCGGCGCGTGGTCCCGGTAACAACCCGTTCGGCGTCTCCGGCAACACGGGCGGTCCCCGTCCGTCGCCGGCCTCGATGCCGCGTCCCAACCAGCCCGGCATGCCGCCGCGGCCGAGCCCGGCGTCGATGCCGCCGCGGCCCAGCCCCGCGTCCATGCCGTCGCAGCGTCCCGCCGGTCCCGGCGGCGGCCGTGGCGGTCCGGGTGGCGGCGCCGGTCGTCCCGGTGGTCCGGGTGCCGGTCGTGGCGGTCCCGGTGGCGGTGGCGGCGGTTTCCGTCCCGGTGGCGGCGGCGGTGGCGGTGGCTTCCGCGGCGGTCCCGGTGGCGGCGGCGGTGGCGGTTTCCGTCCCGGTGGTGGCGGCGGCGCCGGTGGCGGTTTCCGTCCCGGTGGCGGTGGCCCCGGTGGCGGTGGCGGCGGCCCGGTCGGCGCGGGTGCTCCGGGTCGTCCCGGTGGCGCCGGTGGCCGTGGTCGTGGCGGTGGCGCGGCGGGTGCCTTCGGGCGTCCCGGCGGCCGGCCGACGCGTGGCCGGAAGTCGAAGAAGCAGCGGCGTCAGGAGTTCGACAACCTGTCGGCTCCGCAGATGAGCTCGGGTGCTCCGCGCGGTCAGGGTCAGGAGATCCGGCTGTCGCGTGGCGCCTCGCTGTCCGACTTCGCCGACAAGATCAACGCGAACCCGGGCTCGCTCGTCCAGGAGATGTTCAACCTGGGCGAGATGGTCACGGCGACGCAGTCGGTCTCCGACGACACGCTGCTGCTGCTCGGTGAGCACCTCGGCTTCGACGTCAAGATCGTCAGCCCCGAGGACGAGGACCGTGAGCTGCTCGCGCAGTTCAACATCAACCTCGACGCCGAGGTGGCGGAGGACCGTCTGGTCACCCGTCCCCCGGTGGTGACGGTGATGGGTCACGTCGACCACGGTAAGACGAAGCTGCTCGACGCGATCCGCAAGACCAACGTGGTCGCCGGCGAGGCGGGTGGCATCACCCAGCACATCGGCGCCTACCAGGTCGTCGTCCCCCACCAGGGGGAGGAGCGGGCGATCACCTTCATCGACACCCCGGGTCACGAGGCGTTCACCGCCATGCGTGCCCGTGGTGCCCAGGTCACCGACATCGTCATCCTCGTGGTGGCGGCGGACGACGGCGTGATGCCGCAGACGGTCGAGGCGCTCAACCACGCCAAGGCCGCCGAGGTGCCGATCGTGGTCGCGGTGAACAAGGTCGACAAGCCGGACGCCAACCCGGACAAGGTCCGGCAGCAGCTGACCGACTACGGCCTGCTCGCCGAGGAGTACGGCGGCGACACGATGTTCGTCAACGTCGCGGCCAAGCCCGGCATCGGCATCGACGACCTGCTCGAGGCGATCCTGCTGACCGCCGACGCGTCGCTGGAGCTGACCGCTCCGATCGACGGGCCGGCGCAGGGTGTCGCGGTCGAGGCGCACCTGGACAAGGGCCGCGGCGCCGTCGCGACCGTCCTGGTGCAGAAGGGCACGCTGCGGGCCGGCGACTCGATCGTGGCGGGTGGCGCGCACGGCCGCGTCCGCGCCATGCTCGACGAGAACGGTCAGCAGGTCGCCGAGGCCGGTCCGGCCCGTCCGGTGCTGGTCCTGGGTCTGACGTCGGTGCCCAGCGCCGGCGACACGTTCCTGGCCGCCGAGGACGACCGCACGGTCCGGCAGATCGCCGAGCAGCGGCAGGCTCGCCGCCGCGCGGCCGCCTTCGCCAACTCCGGCGCCAAGGCCACGCTCGAGACGCTCATGGCTCAGCTCAAGGAGGGCGAGAAGACCTCGCTCACGCTGGTCATCAAGGGCGACAGCTCGGGCTCGGTCGAGGCTCTCGAGGACGCGCTGTTCAAGATCGAGATTCCGGACGAGATTCAGCTCAAGGTCATCCACCGCGGCGTCGGTGCGATCACCGAGAGCGACGTCAACCTGGCGTCGGCCTCGTCGGAGCAGACCGCGACGATCATCGGCTTCAATGTCCGGGCCTCCAACAAGGTCAAGGAGATGGCCGACCGCGCCGGCGTGGAGATCCGCTACTACAGCGTGATCTACCAGGCCATCGAGGAGATCGAGGCGGCGCTCAAGGGCCTGCTCAAACCGGAGTACGAAGAGGTCGAGCTGGGCACGGCGGAGATCCGCGAGGTCTTCCGTTCGTCCAAGATCGGTCTGATCGCCGGCTGTCTGGTCCGGTCCGGGCTCCTCCGCCGCAACGCCAAGGCGCGTATCCTGCGCGACGGCACCGTGGTGGGCGAGAACGTCACGATCAGCTCGCTCAAGCGGTTCAAGGACGACGCGACCGAGGTCCGCGAGGGCTTCGAGTGTGGTCTGACCCTGCAGGGCTTCGGCACGCCGCAGATCGGCGACGTGATCGAGACCTACGAGATGCGGGAGAAGCCGCGGGCCTGA
- a CDS encoding YlxR family protein, which translates to MRPRRGTDRIRGRRDRGVDLSSVGPTRTCVGCRKRAPAASLLRFVAVGSGEDLRLLPDPSRRLPGRGAHLHPDPACFEQAERRRAFGRALRLTGVADAGLLAEHIRTVSVPCGTTDDEAFSPRHDPAR; encoded by the coding sequence ATGCGGCCGAGGCGGGGAACTGACCGGATACGCGGTCGCCGCGATCGAGGGGTAGACTTGTCCTCGGTCGGCCCGACGCGAACCTGCGTCGGTTGCCGTAAACGCGCGCCGGCCGCTTCATTGCTGCGGTTCGTCGCGGTCGGATCCGGGGAAGACCTCCGGCTTCTGCCCGATCCAAGCCGCCGACTGCCGGGCCGGGGAGCGCACCTGCATCCCGATCCGGCCTGCTTCGAGCAGGCGGAGCGACGTCGAGCCTTCGGGCGGGCGTTGCGACTCACCGGTGTTGCTGATGCCGGATTGCTTGCCGAGCACATCCGCACGGTCTCCGTGCCGTGCGGAACCACCGATGACGAGGCGTTCTCGCCCCGTCACGACCCAGCAAGGTAG
- the nusA gene encoding transcription termination factor NusA, with amino-acid sequence MNIDLAALRALEREREIPFETILAAIETALLTAYRHTEGAESHARVEIDRRSGVASVLAQETDADGTVVREWDDTPHDFGRIAAMTAKQVILQRLREATDEQHFGEYAGRDGDLVTGVVQADAARAEKGIVIVDLGKLEAVLPQSEQVPGESYEHGSRIRCIVVHVAKGFRGPQITLSRSHPALVKKLFALEVPEIADGTVEIAAIARESGHRTKIAVRSTVQGVNAKGACIGPMGQRVRAVMSELHGEKIDIIDWSDDPAQFVGNALSPAKALRVEVVDAATRTARVTVPDFQLSLAIGREGQNARLAARLTGWRIDIRPDNEPATVADRDAAEAGN; translated from the coding sequence GTGAACATCGACCTCGCGGCGCTGCGCGCCCTGGAGCGCGAGCGGGAGATCCCGTTCGAGACGATCCTCGCGGCGATCGAGACCGCGCTGCTGACCGCGTACCGGCACACCGAGGGCGCGGAGAGCCACGCCCGGGTGGAGATCGACCGCAGGTCCGGCGTCGCCTCGGTGCTGGCGCAGGAGACCGACGCGGACGGCACGGTGGTCCGGGAGTGGGACGACACCCCGCACGACTTCGGCCGGATCGCCGCGATGACCGCCAAGCAGGTGATCCTGCAGCGGCTCCGGGAGGCCACCGACGAGCAGCACTTCGGTGAGTACGCGGGGCGCGACGGCGACCTGGTCACCGGCGTGGTGCAGGCCGACGCGGCGCGTGCCGAGAAGGGCATCGTGATCGTCGATCTGGGCAAGCTGGAGGCGGTGCTGCCGCAGTCCGAGCAGGTCCCCGGCGAGTCCTACGAGCACGGATCCCGGATCCGCTGCATCGTGGTGCACGTGGCCAAGGGCTTCCGCGGCCCGCAGATCACCCTGTCCCGCTCGCACCCCGCCCTGGTGAAGAAGTTGTTCGCCCTCGAGGTGCCGGAGATCGCGGACGGGACCGTGGAGATCGCCGCGATCGCGCGTGAGTCCGGTCACCGTACGAAGATCGCGGTCCGGTCCACCGTCCAGGGTGTGAACGCCAAGGGCGCCTGCATCGGTCCGATGGGCCAGCGGGTCCGCGCGGTGATGAGCGAGCTGCACGGTGAGAAGATCGACATCATCGACTGGTCCGACGACCCGGCGCAGTTCGTCGGGAACGCGCTGTCGCCGGCCAAGGCGCTGCGCGTCGAGGTGGTCGACGCGGCCACCCGGACGGCCAGGGTGACCGTGCCCGATTTCCAGTTGTCCCTGGCGATCGGCCGGGAGGGACAGAACGCTCGGCTCGCCGCCCGGCTCACCGGGTGGCGCATCGACATCCGTCCGGACAACGAACCCGCCACAGTCGCGGACCGTGATGCGGCCGAGGCGGGGAACTGA
- the rimP gene encoding ribosome maturation factor RimP yields MTQRGRAGARPGGRPSSRSDSRSAPALPRVDLTAARARLREVVEPVVAKAGYDLEDLTVSRAGRRFVVRVLIDADGGIGLDDVAVVSREISEALDAADERGGEVLAGEYQLEVGSPGVDRPLTEPRHWRRNAGRLVAVNGLTGRVLSTDDDGVTLDVDGAERRVAWADLGAGKVQIEFKRLDEAEFGDEDDADDEDEDEGEGEE; encoded by the coding sequence ATGACGCAGCGTGGTCGCGCCGGGGCCCGGCCCGGCGGCCGCCCGAGCAGCCGCTCGGATTCCCGGAGTGCCCCCGCCCTGCCGCGCGTCGACCTGACCGCGGCTCGCGCCCGGCTGCGCGAGGTGGTCGAGCCGGTGGTCGCCAAGGCGGGCTACGACCTGGAGGACCTGACCGTGTCCCGGGCCGGGCGCCGGTTCGTGGTCCGGGTGCTGATCGACGCCGACGGCGGGATCGGCCTGGACGATGTGGCGGTCGTCTCCCGGGAGATCTCCGAGGCCCTGGATGCCGCGGATGAGCGGGGCGGCGAGGTCCTGGCGGGGGAGTATCAACTGGAGGTCGGCTCGCCCGGGGTGGACCGGCCGCTGACCGAGCCCCGGCACTGGCGGCGCAACGCCGGCCGGCTGGTCGCCGTCAACGGGCTGACCGGCCGGGTGCTGAGCACCGACGACGACGGCGTGACCCTCGACGTGGACGGCGCCGAGCGCAGGGTGGCCTGGGCCGACCTGGGTGCGGGCAAGGTCCAGATCGAGTTCAAGCGCCTGGACGAGGCCGAGTTCGGCGACGAGGACGACGCCGACGACGAAGATGAAGACGAAGGGGAGGGCGAGGAGTGA
- a CDS encoding ferritin-like domain-containing protein, whose translation MKDELAAALAAEQAAIWAYGVIGVHLPPGAEQDQARAAEQEHRVRRDDLVEQLAGLQAGAAPTPAGYQLPFPVTDRAAALKLAVQIEDGVAQAWRPVLPVTENTQRTTALSALTASAIRATRWRKFAQVTPLTLIFPGRPGA comes from the coding sequence GTGAAAGATGAACTGGCCGCCGCGCTCGCCGCCGAGCAGGCGGCGATCTGGGCGTACGGGGTGATCGGCGTGCACCTGCCGCCCGGCGCCGAGCAGGACCAGGCCCGGGCCGCCGAGCAGGAGCACCGGGTGCGCCGCGACGACCTGGTCGAGCAGCTGGCCGGGTTGCAGGCCGGCGCCGCGCCGACCCCGGCGGGCTATCAGCTGCCGTTCCCGGTCACCGACCGGGCCGCCGCGCTGAAACTGGCCGTCCAGATCGAGGACGGGGTCGCCCAGGCCTGGCGCCCGGTACTGCCGGTGACCGAGAACACCCAGCGCACCACCGCGCTGTCCGCTTTGACCGCCTCGGCGATCCGTGCCACCCGGTGGCGCAAGTTCGCCCAGGTCACCCCGCTGACCCTGATCTTTCCGGGTCGCCCGGGCGCCTGA